TTTTTAGAACACAGGATGCAGCAGGACATGCGAGTCAGCCTTTTGCTCAGGTACTACTCATCCAGCCTTAGATCCTTCTCTACTTCTCTCTTAtagtctttttcttcttgaagggGATTTTTTCTGTTGACATCTGACTAACTTACATGAGTTCTACGGTGGGGTTGAGCAGTGCCTCCATTTCTGAGGTATGGAAAGTATTGCGGACTTCTCTATACTGGTTGCCCTGGAGAGCCTCCATGTGATGGCCTAGACGCCTGCTGCCAGAAGCATGATGCTTGCGTTCAGGCCAAACAAAGTATGATCAGTTTCCCTTCGTTTTCTAGTTGGTAGCATTTCCCTTTCCTTCCTACCTAATACACTACGTAGCCTTTGGCACGGTTTCCGAGCAGGTTCATGAACTCCACCGTTCCCATTGAAGAGAAAATCGCAACAAAGGTTGTGAACTTTTTCACAGAAACTGGAATTCATGAGTACGGCCGAGATTCACGAGCTGCCAACTATGCTCCTAGCCCACCTATATGATTCCTTTGCGCCTTCCGTGTAAAATCCCTAGGGGCTAGGGCCATATACTTTAAAGAAAGTGACAACAGCCACAGATTCAAACCTCAAACCTTTTGCATATGGTAGATTTAGGGTGTTTAATATGAACATTGTATTTTTAAAACACCAAGCACATATGTTTTAGAATAGCAGCCATAATCACGCTATAACTTTCTAAAATGAGAACATGGTACTTTTTGTGCAAGCTTTTTAGGTGCATATGTTCTAAACACCCTCTTAAATGCGAAGGGTTCAAGTTTGTAATTTGAGTTACTACATAAACATTGTCTTGGTATTATATGATTTGTATGCTTTTTCTTCTACACAATCCTGACAGGCTATCTTGATTCGGAGTGCAATAAGGCTCTACTGAGATGCCTCAAACGGTTCCGGAAGTCCCGCAGGAAAACGTTCAAGGGGAACACTTGCAGCGTGACGGAAGTTACTGATATTATTTATACAGTCATTGAAGCTGCACTAATTGCTGGAGGCATAATACATCATCAGTAAAATATACAATCATAACTATGAGCATGTATATTTGCTCCTGTAATTCGAACAGCTAATGCAGTTTATCCCCccgttcttttctttctttctttcctttgagtCAAGTTTCTATTGACGACGACAATGGGCTTCCATTAGAAGCCTTACAGCCCAGATTCAAGGAAATGTTAATGGATTGAAATAAATGCGTTTGTGTTCAAAATTGGTTTGTACATCGGACTTCTTGGAAAAAGGGCTGTTGGTGGAGAATTCATTTCTTCAAGTGGAAGCGGCGTATTGCTGATCAAACCACATTATGATGTCGCGCCATGAAATCTGCCTTCATTTTTGTATTGTTTCACCAGCAGCCAATAAAAACACGCTAAAAGAGGAGATAAGAAGGTTAAATAACCAGAAGAGGACAAAAGACGCTTGAACACGCATCTCCGGTAtagtttttgtaattttgtttcttccttgtTACTCGTATTCTCTGATATCTTTGGATAGGTATATTGGTAAGTTCAAACATCAGTTTCAAAGAGAGACGTCTTTGAGGGGAGAGTTGATCAAATGTCAATTTCAAGGAAAGCGATGCCTTTAATTGGTTGAGTCGTTCAACgatctctctccgtctctcgtTGTCATACTTATTTCAGTgagaagtagaagaaaaataaattcgCGAGTAGAAAACTGCAGGATGTTGAGGACTAGCCCCCACTTCATTGTTTATATGTTTCCTATTCCAAAAAGGCAACGACTCAAAACTACAAGAACCTGGTTGTTTTCTACAGCAAGATAATCTACAAAGTTTTTCCATTTCAACATCATAAAATGCGTGATTCCCCAACATCTTCATGGCAAGACCAGTTGTCTACCTTGATAAATGGCATTAATTCGCATCTGAACAGAACAACATTGAAATTTCAATATTGAAAGTCACACCATCCTGTGAGCAACTGCAGAGTTATGGCACCAAATGAATAGATATCTGAAGTGTAAACTCGCTGGTGGCGATAAACTCTGGGTCCCTACAGGCAAGGAACCTTCAGGATTGGTCAAGGACGCTGATTGTTGAGTCCTGGTCTGAGAAGATTCAAGAGGTCCCAAAGTCATAACTAATGCTGGGCAAAGATGGGTAGCGGAGCACCAAGCACAAATACATTCGATGCAGTTCCTGTCACCCACACCCTTCTGTTTTTGGACATGACACCCACAAGTGCGGGAAGAAGGGAACAAGTCCCGTTAAAATAAGAATGAAGGACCTTGGTCCTTCACATCGCCATTGGAAAAACAGATGCAGAACACGTACAGATGATTCATAATGGACGGTACAGAGagttgaaaaagaaactgaTGAAATTTATGTCTACAGTGGTAAAAAATGGTTGTGTTTGTTCAAGCCCAGCTCATTTTGactagttagtccaataagctATTAATGAGAAACTTGGCCCGTGTATTGTTCTCCCGAGCATACAGGTTGGGGGCATTGCTCCCTTGACTTACCAAAACACATTCCCCGTCTTATATATTTGCACTAGAGTGTAAGGAGCTTCAATTGAAGGCCTGCAACTTGAAAGGGGTTAAAGGCTCGATAGCCATGGTGGATAGTTGCCTACTAAACCCCAACTTGCTCACATAAGAAATTAATTTGTCTCGATTGATTGCTGATCTTCCACTACCTACCTCcaaatgaagttgaagaacaaaaaagaaaagattcaaCATAGTGCAGTTTGCACCTTTTgtgttgatctctctctctctctctccatatttgttgattcttttttttttttgggggtttgcAAACTTTGAACTGTATATGTAAGCATGAGAAATTTCAAATAGAAATGCTCTGTTATTAGTTTAAGTTAACTACAGTTACTGATTAATTCACAAGCTCAAGTGAAGATGCTATTGCTAGCACAGCCATGTGACAAAAGCGACAAGATGGGTAGGGCCTGATGATGTTCGACCCATCCTCAAATTCCTGGTGGACATCACAGCATTGGCATGCCACCGCCGGTACGAATGGAACCGATCAAGATTGGCAGACTCGAATTCTTAGGAGAATTCCTTTTATTACTAAcactaaaaaataagaaagaagagggggaaaaaacaaaaagacaaaacaatACTTCTGACACATTTACATATAGGTTTTTGAAATAAGTGAATggaacaaaatatgaaattcGTGTACTATTTCGCAAGTCACATTATCAATTTGATTGATGTTTACAAAAAGGAATATGCAAAGTATGGAAAGTCTGTCTGATCCAGCAAAATGACTGTCCTTCCGCTGCGGCCCAAGAAGCCATTTTCATGCAATTGCCCAAAAACCGTGGGCCGGTATATGCATGTAGAACtgtttgaaagaaaacaaagtgggCGCAACGGCTTTCCTCGCCCCCCTCCCTTTTCAACGGATCCCTTGCCTGTACAACTTTAAAAATCGTCTGCCCAAATCGGACAGTGAAATGATTCAAACGGGGACACACTCCTTCAATTTTTTGACACGAAGAACCTCACTTTGAGGAATTTTAAATGCCACCATTCCTGCAATGTGTGATTGAACAGCTAAGACCCATGTGATCCCATTCCAcatacacacagagagagagagaggctatAAATTACTTCTTTTCTTCTCGATTGTAGCTTTAATGGCGTCTTCCTTACACCCCATGTTAAGTTCTGTGTACAGGATCCATGAGAATGTAGCCATTAATCGTTCTTCTTAAAGATCTGCAGTCCTGTAAGGGCCCCTACATGCTTTAGATGTGAATGGGGTCCAAGTCAACTTCTGCTTGTGGCTTTTCAAATTATCGTTGTCTGTCACAGGGACACGCCCCTTTTGGGGGTCGGCTTCACTCACTTAGTAGGATATACCGATGCAAACCCTGCAGATATAAAGCCAACGCGGCTTTTCATGACATGACAATGTAAAATTGATGACATAAGTTTCAACCTATACATCAACGTTCAgtgtttctttttaaaaataaaaatttgggaAACTCGACAAATTTCATATGATTAGAGTTTGAAGAAAGCAATCCAGCCAAAAAGCCATGCACATTTGACATGCAAATCTATGGGTTCTTTCCATTGCTTTGATTTAATACGGCTTGGGCATGAGAACAAAGtgcatcaaaatgacaatggTGATAAATGGATTAACTATGATATGTGCTAAAACGAGATTAACAGCTGATTTACTTTATTTGGCCTCCACAGCAGCACTCTTAATCTCAAGATTAATACCATGAGAGAGGAgtgagagagacggagagacgCGTTAATTGTGATTGGGGTGTGGGAGGTTCCAAAAGTCGCGTGATGAAGAGGTTTTCCCATTTCATTAAATAATGTGAGGTGATTCAATTTTTATGCTTCTGACACCGTCGACCCGAAGGCTAATTAAGCGCCGTCCACGATGAGATCCAACGGCGAAGATACGTCGACCGTTGAGCGCATCGCTGATGTGTTCCTCCTGTGGAGAAGTATCCGTTGAACATCCTTTTCTCTCTGGAACCCCCCATCTTCTGTCTCCTCCTTTTATCTGTCCGCCTCCAAATTCCTTGTCTCGCTCTTCTCCACCTCACTCACTCActcgcttcttcttcttgttctctctcACAGCCCTGTAAGCAATCTCAGCGAATTCTCATGCCTTGCTGAGTTTACTGTTGTTGTTGCCTTCTTTCCCATTCTTCTTCGTCTTGTAGAAGAACAGAACACATCAAAAAATGGCGAGGGCAACCAATCGCAGGGCGTTGGGAGATCTTGGGAACCTCATTGGTGGTCTCTCGGATAGATCATCGATGCCCCAAAATTCCAAACAATTTAATCCCCAGTATGTTGACGTCTTTTCTCCGTTTTTCTTGGTTTATGTTTCCTTTTCcgtggcttctttctttagCGGGTACTTaatgtaattttaaaattttgaacagaAATCAGGCCAAAAGTTTCATCCCTCTTGATCGACCCATCACACGGTGATTACCCAATTCTGCATTTAGCCTCTGGATGCCTATGTTTCTAATACATCGATCTTTTCTTGACAACGTCTTAACTTTTTTCTGGATGTAGACAATATGGCGCTATTCTTGCCAAAAACCAGTCAATTACGCAGGTTTGCAGTTGATTCCATTCTccgctttcttctttttgtttatcaACCTGGGTTCTTGCGTTTGTAACTGACTTGGGGACGCCAGGCATCAAGGAATTGCGGCAAGGAGAACGTTGGGAACGTCGAATGCAGATCGAAACAGAGGCGAACGCTTTCGCCGATCAAAAAGAAAGGTCAGAATCAAGAGACCCAAGGGCAGGTCGATGTGACCATGGAAGAAATGGACTGCGAATTGTCTCCGACGCCGTCGTCCATGTCGGAGGTTCGAGATAATGCACGTACTTCCCCCTTGgggttttctcttttcctctttcatttgcCTCTGCATATCTTTAATGTGGTGAGTCTCAATTTTTCTGCAGGAACCATGTgaaattgaaatggaagaagcaGAGTCACCGATTGCTAGTATTGACAAAGACGACGTCAAAAATCCGCTGGCCGTAGTTGACTACATTGAGGATATATACAATCATTACCGACGAACCGAGGTACTCTAGGATTCAACCTAGAAATCACTAAAATAAGTGGCCACATATTTTCCTCCACGTCTGATTTGATTTTTATCCACATCATTTAGATCATGAGCTGTGTTCCCGAAGACTACATGTCGAAACAGACAGATATCAATCACCGAATGCGCGCTATATTGGTCGACTGGTTGATTGAggtttttgcaatttttttccatagtttTCTCTGCAATGATTAATGCATATTCCGTTGCCAaaatggtggtggtgatggtggttggctggtttctttctctttattagGTACACCACAAATTTGATCTGATGCATGAAACTCTATTCCTGGCCATCAATCTCATAGATAGATATCTGTCTATCCAAAATGTGGTGAGAAAGTCCCTCCAACTAGTTGGCATCACGGGCATGCTCCTTGCCTGCAAGTATGAAGAGGTTTATGTGCCTGCCTTGGAAGATTTTGTAATTATTTCTGATCGAGCTTACACTAGGGAGGATGTCCTCAAGATGGTAAGCGAAATTTGTAGCTAGATACGTGTGTGTGCTTGCGCGTGTCTGTATTTCAAAAAACTGACCGTTCTGATTATTCCAGGAAAAATCAATGTTGAATACTTTACAGTTCAACGTATCAAACCCAACCCCTTTTGTCTTTATGAGAAGATTTCTCAAGGCAGCAGGGTGCGACAaaaaggttctctctctctctctctctctctctctctctctctctctctcgctctgtgtTGGTTTTCTGCTACGGCTTGGCTATGACACTCTGTGTATGTGCAGCTAGAAATGGTGGCCTTCTATTTGGTAGAGTTGTGCTTGGTGGATTATCGGATGCTGAAGTTTCCACCATCACTTCTAGCTGCTGCTGCAATATATGCGGGACGACGCCTTTTGAAACTATCTCCACAGTGGAACAAAATCGTCAATCTTCATTCAACCTACTCGGAAGAGCAACTTCAGTGAGTTCCTTGATTTTCTTGGGCTAAATGGCAAATTTGAATATGGGTGGGAAAGGGAGATTTTGTGGAAAGTCACCGCCAAtgttggaacaaaaaaaaaaatactaatgaTTCATGCTTCTCTTTTCTGGCAGGGAATGTGCGGAATTGATGGGTGAGATTCACCAAAATGCGGGTGTGGGGAAGTTGACATCCGTCTACCGGAAATACTCAATTTCCAAGTACGATTGTGTTGCTAAACTCATGAATCCCTTGCTACAATAGCTGTAGCAGACTCCCTAACAGCATAACGAAGATGGAGGCTTCAACGTATAAGTTGGTTCCTGTATCGCATGTTCAGTGCTCAATATTGACGGCGATGACTATTCGACCGACTGGCTTACATAATctacttgctttttttttacgTTCAAAAGAAGGCCCATATTGGGCCTTCCTTGACTTTATCCTTTTACTTCTCTGGCTGAATGGTGTGCTGCCCATGGTTCTGTAGAGATTGGCAAATTCCATTAATAAATGATTGAATGTGTTTATTCACTTAATATTCATTCTTTTAACAGTGTAACAGATCTCATATTGGCACTACAAGTGCTACAGTAACTCTAGCTTTTTTCCTTTACATGAAGCGGAAACGTCGATATTCATTCCATAGTCGTTTCCAAGGTGTCGAGAAAAAAGCGCGCTGATGAAATCGAACTTTTACCTGATTCAATCGTCTCTTCgcacatccgataaaattggaacgatgCCAACCAAGCCCAGCTTTTTCTTAGGCTCAAATTTCCATAAAAACGATTTTCACTTTCCGGTCACTCCAAACTTCTCGTAAAAACTTGAACAGAGAGGAGGGCTTGTTCGAAATGGGATGACCGAATTCTTTTTAAAAAGACAATGAGAAGGGtgttttcttattcatttttaaaaattaaatgggggtgaaaatgaaatgagaagggtgttttcttattcatttttaaaaattaaatgggGGTGATCGGAGTTTAAGATTCATGAAAGATTTGCTAAGAATCTATATTTGCATTGGAAAAAAGTCCGATTTAATCAGATTAAGACGATCTAATTTTAAATCTAAGGTTCCCAATAAGTACGAGTCGAAACAAGGTCAACTTTAAAACACGCGCCCCTAGACGACGCCCTTGCGAATGCcaacgtctctctctctctcttcttcataatGACTCAAGAGTTTCCGCACTTGAAGAAATTGCAACTCCAACTAAAACAGTCCAACAGTTAGATTGCGTGTAGGGGCAACAGAAACGAACCATGCCAAGAGTGAACAGATTCGGGGTGCATGTAAATTTGCCAAACTCCTTGacttcctccttccttcccttccttcgagaagggaaaaacagaaaaggataCCTTTATGACCATGTAGAAAGGAAAAACACATTCTCTACACAAAAAAGACAGTCATCCCACAAGAACAATTTTGTTTACCCACCACCTAAATTTATGCACGCAACACATCACCATCTGCATCCTAAGAGCGACAAATGGACTTGTGCCTATGCCAATTGTGCGTATATAGTATGTCAAATCACAGGCTGGAGCGCCTGAAGCCTGAACTAGGTGTCAAATAATGGGAATGAGTTGAAAGAATCGTGTCGATCACAAAACAGCCAGCTATGAAGAGCCTTCTATTGGAGAAAGAAATGACTGAAGCCCAAAGACAATGAAAAGAACTCCTCCTGAGAGGGCCACCTGCCATGCAACAAAAATAAGAATCAACAGAGGCTTGAGAAAGATCGACTCCTTGAGAATAGAAAAGTCGGTCACCATTTTTTCTGATATCCGGGATGCTAAACTTTTCCCTCCTACAACAGCCGCTATTGTACACAGTGCTTGACCTCTGCAATTCAATGATGTAAGAACACAACATTCCTATTCATCGGTGCCTATAGGCAACCACAAAATAAAGCCATCAATAGAAAAGCTTACATGATTCCTCCAAGAACCACACCCAGTGGGTTTTCATCTGAAGCTAATCCGATTGTAGCTAGCTAAAAGGGAGTGAGCACCAATACATCAAAAAGCAATCAAATAAGTACCAGAGTACGCAATAAAAAACCAAAAGGCTTTGTTGCCCGATACCCAAATGCTTACCTGGCTCTTGTCACCCCATTCACCAAAGAATGTAATAGAAAATGCCTGCATAATTGATATTAGATTACATTAAATAGTTAAACCTCATATTTGAAAGCACTTCCTTAGATGCGTTGGATAACTTTAACTGATTACCTTCAAGAATATAGGTGAAAACAGATGAACAAGTAACCGTCTCTCTTGCTTCTTTGTATCATCAGCACCTTCCTGTTCAAAACTTATGATTTAATTCGATTGGAAAAAAGGAGGAACATTTTTGTGTAGAACCAACCAATAACTACAATCTTGATAAGAGAAAATCGATAACATTAAACCATTATGGAGAAATGGATCAGTTGATTAGGAAGTAACGATTATGCAGGGTTGAGGGCAATTGCTCGAGGAGTTTTCAAGTGCTTGTGTAACAATATAATGTAGTAATGTGCATTCAGTGTGACATTAACAGAAAATGGTTACTTTAGAAGTTATGCATCACTTAAAGTCTTAAACTGCTATCAACAGATTATTTGATGTTTTGAGATATTTTCTCATATTGCACAAGGTCAATGCATTATCACCATGTCAACAATTTacctttgaaatttttgttacaCACACTTACTTCAACCTTTATGGATTGATCTGGCTAAGCATGCCAGACTAAACCAATGATCACTTATTAACCCAGTTCTTCAACCAAACAATGGAAAAGCACCAaattttacaacaaaaataagacGACCTTTCCAGTTCCCCATTGCTAAATTAGAAAAAAGATCAGTCATGGTAACCAGCCAGCTCCATTTTCAACTATACAGTTAAGTATGGACCTTAGAATTGGGCTTGCCATTGCCTTTATTGGCAGTGATATCTGAATCCTGTAACAGAATACCATTGAAAattagataacaaaagattGCCTTTGTTAACTAGCAAAAAAGGTAGATAGACCCACCAACTTTGCTTCCACCTCAGCTAACTCTTCGGACTCTCTGcaggataaaaaaaatattaactaaAGAAATAAGATTAAGCAGCTATAATTAATGACAGGagatattaaagaaaacaaagaagaatccAGATGACAAGATGGAAACCAAAATATTTACATTTTGATAACAGTAACGAAATCTGTATAGGATAATATTGTAGCTATATGGctcaaaaaacaatataaaaaaacaatagaGGAAGGGATAATGTAAGTATACCCTTCCTCGGTAAATCCTTCCCATAAAGACCAAAATCCAAAACCAAGGAATAACAATGTAGCTATATGATGAGTCCACTTGCGAGAAATCTGTCTCAAGGTCAATATCCAAAACGATATTTGGTTAGACCAATTGAAAGGATGTGAAGTAACATCTAGTAACATAAGCTATTAACATGCAAATTCACGTGAGAAGTAATTTCACAAGTTGGCTCAAATGGAGCCCTTTCAGCTTTATGGCTTAAACTAGAAAGGATACTAAAATTTTTGGAAGGCATCAAACAATAATGCACAAGCAATGACAATcactaaaaatagcaagatgCATCTTGAGACTATGTCATGCCAAGTACAATCCAGCATAAATAAGTACATATAAGATCAGATGCAATTGGATCTGGCACAGCTAAAGAAATCAAACCCCCTATACGTATCCCGCCCATT
Above is a window of Nymphaea colorata isolate Beijing-Zhang1983 chromosome 8, ASM883128v2, whole genome shotgun sequence DNA encoding:
- the LOC116258519 gene encoding phospholipase A2-alpha-like, translated to MKPWRSGLLILVIVSPLVVSCLLKSVEGLNIGLQNTALHVSSLSNTGCSRTCESAFCSVPPFLRYGKYCGLLYTGCPGEPPCDGLDACCQKHDACVQAKQSYLDSECNKALLRCLKRFRKSRRKTFKGNTCSVTEVTDIIYTVIEAALIAGGIIHHQ
- the LOC116259033 gene encoding G2/mitotic-specific cyclin-2-like, with the translated sequence MARATNRRALGDLGNLIGGLSDRSSMPQNSKQFNPQNQAKSFIPLDRPITRQYGAILAKNQSITQASRNCGKENVGNVECRSKQRRTLSPIKKKGQNQETQGQVDVTMEEMDCELSPTPSSMSEVRDNEPCEIEMEEAESPIASIDKDDVKNPLAVVDYIEDIYNHYRRTEIMSCVPEDYMSKQTDINHRMRAILVDWLIEVHHKFDLMHETLFLAINLIDRYLSIQNVVRKSLQLVGITGMLLACKYEEVYVPALEDFVIISDRAYTREDVLKMEKSMLNTLQFNVSNPTPFVFMRRFLKAAGCDKKLEMVAFYLVELCLVDYRMLKFPPSLLAAAAIYAGRRLLKLSPQWNKIVNLHSTYSEEQLQECAELMGEIHQNAGVGKLTSVYRKYSISKYDCVAKLMNPLLQ
- the LOC116259122 gene encoding GDT1-like protein 5 translates to MDLSIVEGFSKSLAMTVLSEIGDKTFFAAAILAMRHPRRIVLLGCLAALTVMTALSVLVGWAVPNLISRKWTHHIATLLFLGFGFWSLWEGFTEEGESEELAEVEAKLDSDITANKGNGKPNSKEGADDTKKQERRLLVHLFSPIFLKAFSITFFGEWGDKSQLATIGLASDENPLGVVLGGIIGQALCTIAAVVGGKSLASRISEKMVALSGGVLFIVFGLQSFLSPIEGSS